A window of Variovorax sp. HW608 genomic DNA:
CCAACGACCCCAAGATGCTGCTGCTCGACGAGCCCTTCGGCGCGCTCGACAACCAGACCCGCGTGCTGATGCAGGAGTTGCTGCTCGGGATCTGGGAATCGGCGCGCAAGACGGTGCTTTTCGTGACCCACGACATCGACGAGGCGATCTTCATGGCCAACCGGGTCGCGGTGTTCAGCGCGCGGCCGGGCCGCATCAAGACCGAGATCCCGGTCGACTTCCCGCATCCGCGCCACTACACAATCAAGACCTCGCCCGAGTTCATGGAAATCAAGGCCCGCCTCACCGAGGAGATCCGCGCCGAATCCATGGCCGCGGCCGAGCACTGATCCGTCCGCATTCACGAAACCACAGCCATGACCGCCTCCAGCCTTCGCAAGCCCGCCGATGCACGCACGACCGCCACCCGCCATGCGGGGGCCGAGCCGCGCGCTGCAGCGAATTCGGCGCAGCCCGCGATGGCGCTGTACGAGCAGATCAAGTCCTTCATCACGCACAAGATCCAGGACGGCTCGTGGGTGGCAGGCCATCGGCTGCCTTCGGAGAGCGAACTGGTCGCGCAGTTCGGCGTCGCCCGCATGACGGTGAACCGCGCGCTGCGCGAGCTGGTGGAGCAGGGCCGCATCGTGCGCGTGGCCGGCGTGGGCAGCTTCGTCGCCGAGGACAAGCCGCAGTCCACGCTGCTGCAGATCGCCAACATCGCGAGCGAGATCCGCGCGCGCGGCCACGACTACCGCTGCGAGTTCCTCGTGGCCGAGCGCATCGCCGCATCGCCCGATATCGCGGTGTGGCTCGACCTGCGGCCCGGCGAGTCGGTCTTCCATACCGTGTGCCTGCACCTCGAGAACGATGTGCCGGTGCAGCTCGAGGACCGCTATGTCAATCCGCGCGTGGTGCCGGACTTTCTGGA
This region includes:
- the hutC gene encoding histidine utilization repressor, producing MALYEQIKSFITHKIQDGSWVAGHRLPSESELVAQFGVARMTVNRALRELVEQGRIVRVAGVGSFVAEDKPQSTLLQIANIASEIRARGHDYRCEFLVAERIAASPDIAVWLDLRPGESVFHTVCLHLENDVPVQLEDRYVNPRVVPDFLEQDFSEIPPSEYLVRNVPFDQIEHVVDAVLPTPEQAERLDMPASDPCLLLTRRTWTRTVPVTMVRCLHPASRYRLGSRFRADGNPSIG